DNA sequence from the Buchnera aphidicola str. Ua (Uroleucon ambrosiae) genome:
CATGTGCATGTAGTACTTGTCATTGTATTATAAGAAAGGGATTTTTATCTGTTTCAGGTTGGTCTGAGAAAGAAGATGATATTTTAGATAAAGCTTGGGGTCTCGAAGCTGAAAGTCGTTTGAGTTGCCAAGCTATTATTGGAGATTTAGATATTGAAGTAGAAATTCCTTTATACAATTTAAATTATACTACAGAAAAATATTAATCGTGATTTTTCTTTGCATATGGATTTAAATTTTCTTTAAATTTTATTTGGATAGGAGTACCTTTGATTTTAAGAGTATTATAAAAAAAATTTATTAAATATTTCTTATATGATAATGATATATTTTTTATTCGATTACCATGTATAATGATTTTTGGTGGATTAGAACTTCCTAAATGTGCATATTTTAACTTAATTTTTTGTCCTTTAATCATAGGTGGTTGATGTTTTTTTACTGCAATATGCATTGTTTTTGTTAGTATAGCTGTACTGATTTTTTTTTGAGATTCTTGATAAGACTCATAAATAGAGTTAAATATTTGAAAAATACCTTTTTTATATAATGCAGATATAAAATGTATTCTTAAAAAATGAAGA
Encoded proteins:
- the fdx gene encoding ISC system 2Fe-2S type ferredoxin, with amino-acid sequence MPNILFLPHKIILPKGAKLQAKKGETILHVALKNNIKLEHACEQSCACSTCHCIIRKGFLSVSGWSEKEDDILDKAWGLEAESRLSCQAIIGDLDIEVEIPLYNLNYTTEKY